The Manihot esculenta cultivar AM560-2 chromosome 1, M.esculenta_v8, whole genome shotgun sequence genome has a window encoding:
- the LOC110631199 gene encoding probable E3 ubiquitin-protein ligase HIP1, whose translation MDELQIATEEAEVLHRMSNWGVYSTFDGSYDPRTIGGKLDPDELRLAKLEGMKRELARLRARDGNREFDVVLREVEFEVMIQLGMILAKSIDPVLKGLKKVKIEEGEVCGVCQEEMEMGDEGRAMECMHKFHGFCIVQWLKMKKTCPLCRYEMHIHQDTSF comes from the coding sequence ATGGATGAGCTTCAGATTGCTACAGAAGAAGCAGAGGTTCTTCACAGAATGAGCAACTGGGGTGTTTACTCTACCTTCGATGGTTCTTATGATCCAAGAACTATCGGCGGAAAGCTTGACCCCGACGAGCTTCGACTGGCGAAGTTGGAAGGGATGAAACGCGAGTTAGCGAGGTTGCGAGCGAGGGATGGAAATCGAGAGTTTGATGTGGTGCTGCGAGAGGTGGAGTTTGAGGTTATGATTCAACTGGGAATGATACTGGCGAAGAGTATTGATCCTGTGTTGAAGGGATTGAAAAAGGTGAAGATTGAAGAAGGAGAGGTTTGTGGGGTTTGTCAAGAAGAGATGGAGATGGGAGATGAAGGTAGAGCTATGGAGTGCATGCATAAGTTTCATGGGTTTTGTATTGTTCAGTGGTTGAAGATGAAGAAGACTTGTCCTTTGTGCAGATACGAGATGCATATCCACCAGGATACCAGTTTTTGA
- the LOC110631287 gene encoding PH, RCC1 and FYVE domains-containing protein 1, which translates to MVVMSRTDRMASDLSRTGPVERDIEQAITALKKGACLLKYGRRGKPKFCPFRLSNDESVLVWFSGKEEKHLRLSHVSRIISGQRTPIFQRYPRPEKEYQSFSLIYNDRSLDLICKDKDEAEVWFSGLKALISLSHHRKWKTESRIDGIPSEANSPRTYTRRSSPLNSPFGSNDSLQKDGDHLRLHSPYESPPKNGLDKAFSDVILYAVPPRGIFPSDSASGSLHSLSSGGSDSIHGHMKAMAMDAFRVSLSSAVSSSSQGSGHDDGDALGDVFIWGEGTGDGILGGGTHGVGSGSGVKMDSLLPKALESTVVLDVQNIACGGRHAALVTKQGEIFSWGEESGGRLGHGVDYDVLHPKLIDALSNVNAEFVACGEYHTCVVTLSGDLYTWGDGTHNFGLLGHGNEVSHWVPKRVNGPLEGIHVSSISCGPWHTAVVSSAGQLFTFGDGTFGVLGHGDRRSVSIPREVESLKGLRTVRAACGVWHTAAVVEVMVGNSSSSNCSSGKLFTWGDGDKGRLGHGDKEAKLVPTCVAALVETNFCRVASGHSLTVALTTSGHVYTMGSPVYGQLGNPHVDGKLPTRVEGKLSKSFVEEIACGAYHVAVLTSKTEVYTWGKGANGRLGHGDIDDRNVPTLVEALKDKQVKSIACGTNFTAAICLHNWVSGVDQSMCSGCRLPFNFKRKRHNCYNCGLVFCHSCSIKKSLKASMAPNPNKPYRVCGNCFNKLRKAIETDASSQSYVSRRGNVNHGHNEFIDKDEKLDSRSRAQLASFSSMESLKQAENRSKRNKKLEFNSSRVSPVPNRGSQWGALNISKSFNPMFGSSKKFFSASVPGSRIVSRATSPISRRTSPPRSTTPTPTLGGLTSPKIVVDDAKRANESLSQEVIKLRVQVENLTHKAQLQEAELERTTKQLKEAIAITGEETAKCKAAKEVIKSLTAQLKGMAERLPVGAARNIKSPSFTSLALPTPSIDVPNASLDHLNGRITSEGSVTIGLNSQILSNSSSANTIRTSGHNKQGHLETTARNLSRTKEGESNHEAEWVEQDEPGVYITLTSLPGGIKDLKRVRFSRKRFSEKQAEQWWAENRGRVYEHYNVRMIDKSSVGVGSDDLVR; encoded by the exons ATGGTCGTGATGTCGCGGACTGATAGAATGGCCTCGGATCTCAGTAGGACTGGCCCAGTTGAAAGGGACATCGAGCAG GCCATCACTGCCTTAAAAAAGGGGGCATGCTTGCTTAAGTATGGGAGAAGAGGCAAGCCCAAGTTTTGTCCTTTTCGTCTTTCCAAT GATGAGTCAGTTTTGGTATGGTTCTCAGGGAAAGAGGAGAAACATCTTAGACTAAGCCATGTATCTAGAATCATCTCTGGGCAACGCACA CCGATCTTTCAGAGGTATCCCCGACCGGAGAAGGAATACCAGTCTTTTTCTCTTATATATAATGACAGGTCGCTGGATTTG ATCTGCAAAGATAAAGATGAAGCTGAGGTATGGTTTAGTGGTTTAAAAGCATTAATTTCACTTAGTCATCATCGAAAATGGAAAACAGAATCAAGGATTGATGGAATTCCATCTGAAGCAAACAGTCCTAGGACATACACTCGTAGAAGTTCTCCTCTGAACTCTCCATTCGGTAGTAATGACAGTTTGCAGAAG GATGGAGATCACCTTCGTCTTCATAGTCCATATGAAAGTCCCCCTAAAAATGGTTTGGATAAGGCATTTTCGGATGTGATATTATATGCTGTTCCTCCCAGGGGAATTTTCCCCTCAGATTCTGCTAGTGGTTCGTTACATTCTTTGTCATCCGGTGGCTCAGATAGCATACATGGTCATATGAAGGCAATGGCAATGGATGCCTTTAGAGTTAGCCTATCTAGTGCTGTTAGCTCGTCAAGTCAAGGTTCTGGTCATGATGATGGTGATGCCCTAGGAGATGTATTCATTTGGGGAGAAGGGACAGGAGATGGCATCCTAGGAGGTGGAACCCATGGGGTTGGAAGTGGTAGTGGTGTGAAAATGGATTCTTTATTGCCTAAAGCCTTAGAATCTACTGTAGTACTTGATGTCCAGAATATTGCCTGTGGTGGAAGACATGCAGCCTTAGTTACCAAGCAAGGAGAGATTTTCTCTTGGGGAGAGGAATCAGGAGGCAGGCTTGGGCATGGTGTAGACTATGATGTTTTGCATCCGAAGCTTATTGATGCCCTCAGTAATGTAAATGCTGAGTTTGTGGCATGTGGTGAGTACCATACCTGTGTGGTAACACTTTCTGGTGATTTGTACACATGGGGTGATGGAACTCACAATTTTGGTCTACTTGGACATGGAAATGAAGTAAGTCACTGGGTTCCAAAAAGAGTGAATGGGCCCTTGGAAGGCATACATGTCTCATCTATCTCTTGTGGGCCCTGGCATACAGCAGTTGTATCCTCTGCTGGGCAATTGTTTACTTTTGGTGATGGTACATTTGGAGTTTTGGGTCATGGGGATCGGAGAAGTGTTTCAATACCAAGGGAAGTGGAATCCCTTAAAGGTCTTCGCACTGTGCGAGCAGCATGTGGTGTTTGGCATACTGCTGCAGTTGTAGAGGTCATGGTTGGGAATTCAAGTTCCAGCAATTGTTCTTCAGGGAAGCTGTTCACTTGGGGAGATGGAGATAAAGGTCGGCTTGGGCATGGTGACAAAGAAGCCAAACTGGTTCCTACATGTGTTGCTGCTCTTGTTGAAACCAACTTTTGCCGAGTTGCATCTGGTCACAGTCTCACAGTTGCACTTACAACATCAGGCCATGTCTATACAATGGGCAGTCCTGTTTATGGCCAGCTAGGCAACCCTCATGTGGATGGAAAGCTTCCCACCCGTGTTGAAGGAAAGCTCTCTAAGAGTTTTGTTGAGGAGATTGCTTGTGGTGCTTATCATGTTGCAGTTTTAACTTCAAAAACTGAAGTTTACACCTGGGGAAAGGGAGCAAATGGACGATTAGGACATGGGGATATTGATGATAGAAATGTCCCAACATTAGTAGAAGCCTTGAAAGACAAACAAGTAAAAAGTATTGCTTGTGGTACTAATTTTACTGCAGCTATCTGCCTTCATAATTGGGTTTCTGGCGTTGATCAGTCTATGTGTTCTGGCTGCCGCCTTCCATTCAATTTCAAAAGGAAACGACACAATTGTTATAATTGTGGACTAGTTTTTTGTCATTCATGCAGCATCAAAAAGTCACTTAAGGCTTCAATGGCACCAAATCCCAATAAACCTTATCGTGTCTGTGGTAATTGCTTTAATAAACTGAGGAAAGCCATTGAAACTGATGCTTCATCTCAGTCTTATGTAAGTAGGAGAGGTAATGTAAATCATGGGCATAACGAGTTCATTGACAAAGATGAGAAGTTGGACTCTAGATCTCGTGCACAACTTGCTAGCTTTTCATCAATGGAATCCTTGAAGCAAGCAGAAAATCGATCCAAGAGAAACAAGAAACTGGAATTCAACAGTAGTCGTGTTTCACCAGTTCCTAATAGAGGCTCCCAATGGGGAGCACTTAATATTTCTAAATCTTTTAATCCAATGTTTGGTTCATCCAAAAAATTTTTCTCAGCATCTGTTCCTGGATCACGTATTGTTTCACGAGCAACATCGCCTATATCAAGAAGAACCAGCCCACCTCGCTCAACGACACCAACCCCAACCCTGGGTGGACTAACGTCACCAAAAATTGTTGTAGATGATGCTAAAAGAGCAAATGAGAGTCTAAGCCAAGAGGTTATTAAATTGAGAGTACAG GTGGAAAATCTTACTCACAAAGCCCAGCTTCAGGAAGCTGAGCTGGAAAGGACAACTAAACAGCTGAAGGAAGCAATAGCAATTACTGGAGAAGAGACAGCTAAATGCAAAGCAGCCAAAGAAGTGATCAAATCGCTGACTGCCCAA TTAAAGGGCATGGCTGAAAGGCTACCAGTAGGAGCAGCCCGGAACATCAAGTCACCCTCCTTTACTTCTCTTGCCTTGCCTACTCCTTCCATTGATGTTCCTAATGCTTCTCTTGATCATCTGAATGGTCGGATAACATCTGAAGGATCTGTCACAATTGGATTAAACAGCCAGATTCTGTCTAATAGTTCTAGTGCCAACACCATCCGTACTTCAGGCCACAACAAACAAGGCCATTTGGAAACAACAGCTAGAAATTTAAGCAGAACAAAAGAAGGTGAATCAAACCATGAAGCTGAATGGGTGGAGCAAGATGAGCCTGGAGTATATATAACACTTACCTCCCTGCCAGGTGGTATCAAGGATCTGAAGCGGGTGCGGTTCAG CCGAAAGCGGTTCAGTGAGAAGCAAGCAGAACAGTGGTGGGCAGAGAATAGGGGAAGAGTATACGAACATTATAATGTGCGCATGATTGACAAGTCAAGTGTGGGTGTTGGGAGTGATGATTTGGTTCGTTAG
- the LOC110610501 gene encoding receptor-like protein 7: MASMLFLSFLLLLFPLTISSASSATCVVDERSALLQFKQSFVIDCSASANDPSAHPKVQSWELDDENYGCCSWDGVQCDEDTGRVIGLDLSHSCLYGSINSTSSLFHLVHLQSLNLAYNHFNYSNIPFGMDNLLRLTYLNLSSSSFFGQIPSSILQLSQLTSLDLSRNDQLMLKDPDFGSLVQNLTSLEELHLSWVDLSSTVPKIMANLSSLKSVHLSSCGLSGEFPAGVFQLPKLQNLDLSYNWALRGYLPEFNMTSPLQVLDLAKTSFSGVLPDSIGNLISLNAVDVSSCKFSGDFPASFGNLTQLVYLDLSFNNFQSHDFSSLSWIDKQSKVVVFGLSGIILEGEIPSYFSNLTHVTTLVLTNCRITGSIPSWIMKMTNLVYLDLSFNRLQGSIPHSISQLTRLTNLQLPSNKLQGPLPDSLFQLQNLRALNLAWNNLSGIVELDMFSRLKKLTTLRLSGNRISLLANNNNNVFLQKFRILGFASCNLSHFPHFLQYQDELLWLDLSNNNIHGQIPRWMLNTSKESLKFINLSYNFLTGFEFSPAGLPWTRVSILDLRSNMLQGSLPIPAPSIKMYSASNNNLTGEIPLCICSLKFLSVLDLSHNKLGGMLPECLGNFSSSLQLLNLGNNNFHGKIPQTHTKECKLRMLVLGYNRLNGQVPRSLRNCSRLEMLILGNNQIRDAFPAWLGALEELKVLILRSNQFHSELSSSTGSAEFPKLRVIDLSQNKFSGQLPAQCWNAMKLADLDQLAYMGTFANFLTESFSLTVNLMYSMLITNKGTELAYARILESFVAVDLSSNVFEGEIPKIIGSLKGLRLLNLSNNNLTGGIPSSLGNLAKLESLDLSQNKLSGEIPQQLAQLHFLAVFNVSHNNLTGAIPIGNQFDTFQNDSYGGNWGLCGKPTFMKCDSLGVLPPSASDLDEGEDSGSSFEFGWKSVLMGYGSGLVIGLVIGQIILSRKYEWFLKIFSVKQRRK; encoded by the coding sequence ATGGCTTCTATGCTTTTCTTGTCTTTTTTGCTCTTGTTGTTTCCTCTCACAATCTCCTCAGCCTCATCAGCAACCTGTGTGGTTGATGAGAGGTCTGCCTTGCTGCAGTTCAAGCAAAGCTTTGTTATTGATTGCAGTGCTTCTGCTAATGATCCTTCTGCTCATCCCAAGGTTCAGTCATGGGAACTTGACGATGAAAATTATGGTTGCTGCTCATGGGATGGTGTCCAGTGCGATGAGGATACTGGCCGTGTGATTGGCCTTGACCTCAGCCATAGCTGCCTATATGGTTCCATTAACTCCACCAGCAGCCTTTTCCATCTTGTTCACCTGCAGAGCCTCAACCTTGCTTACAATCATTTTAATTACTCAAATATACCATTTGGGATGGACAATCTTTTGAGGCTAACATATCTTAACCTCTCTAGCTCTTCCTTTTTTGGCCAAATCCCATCAAGCATTTTGCAGCTTTCTCAGTTGACTTCCCTTGACCTGAGTAGAAATGATCAGTTGATGCTCAAAGATCCTGATTTTGGAAGCTTAGTCCAAAACCTAACCAGCCTTGAAGAACTCCATCTGAGTTGGGTAGACTTATCCTCCACAGTACCTAAAATCATGGCAAATTTATCTTCCTTAAAATCTGTACATTTGAGTAGTTGTGGATTAAGTGGTGAATTTCCAGCTGGGGTTTTTCAACTGCCTAAGCTGCAAAATCTTGATCTCTCATATAATTGGGCTCTCCGAGGTTATTTACCTGAATTCAACATGACAAGTCCACTTcaggtactggatcttgcaaaaACAAGTTTCTCAGGTGTCCTGCCGGATTCAATTGGAAACCTCATTTCTTTGAATGCTGTGGACGTGTCAAGCTGCAAATTTTCTGGAGACTTTCCAGCTTCGTTCGGAAACCTCACGCAACTTGTTTACTTGGACCTTTCCTTTAACAACTTTCAGAGTCATGATTTTTCTTCCTTGTCATGGATTGATAAGCAAAGCAAAGTCGTGGTTTTTGGACTTTCCGGGATTATCTTAGAGGGTGAGATTCCATCTTATTTTTCAAATCTGACCCATGTTACTACCCTAGTTCTAACCAACTGTCGAATAACTGGTTCAATACCATCTTGGATTATGAAGATGACAAATCTAGTTTACTTGGATCTTTCATTCAATCGGTTGCAGGGGTCAATTCCACATTCAATATCCCAGTTAACAAGGTTAACTAACCTACAACTTCCATCCAATAAATTGCAAGGGCCACTTCCAGATTCGctcttccaactccaaaacCTTAGAGCCCTCAATCTTGCTTGGAACAACCTGAGTGGCATAGTGGAGCTAGACATGTTTTCTAGGCTCAAAAAGTTAACCACTCTTAGATTGTCGGGAAACAGAATATCATTGCTtgccaacaacaacaacaatgtTTTTCTTCAGAAATTTCGTATTCTAGGATTTGCATCATGCAACTTAAGCCACTTTCCGCATTTCCTGCAATATCAAGATGAGCTGCTGTGGCTGGACTTGTCCAACAACAATATTCATGGCCAAATACCCAGATGGATGCTGAACACAAGTAAAGAAAGTTTGAAATTTATCAATCTTTCTTACAACTTTCTCACTGGTTTTGAATTCTCTCCAGCTGGGCTTCCATGGACTCGAGTGAGCATTTTAGACCTCAGGTCTAATATGTTGCAAGGATCACTTCCTATACCAGCACCATCAATTAAAATGTATTCAGCCTCAAACAACAACTTGACAGGGGAAATTCCGCTGTGTATCTGCAGTTTGAAGTTTCTTTCTGTTCTTGATTTATCCCACAACAAATTGGGTGGCATGCTTCCTGAATGCTTGGGAAATTTCAGTTCTTCTCTTCAACTATTGAATCTTGGAAACAACAATTTTCATGGAAAGATTCCTCAAACACACACAAAAGAATGCAAATTAAGGATGCTTGTATTGGGCTACAATAGGCTAAATGGGCAAGTACCAAGATCATTGAGAAACTGTTCAAGGCTAGAGATGCTAATTCTAGGAAACAACCAAATCAGGGATGCTTTTCCTGCTTGGTTGGGGGCACTTGAAGAGTTAAAGGTTCTCATTCTGCGATCCAATCAATTCCACAGTGAGCTAAGTAGTTCTACAGGCAGtgctgagttcccaaagctgcGGGTAATTGACCTCTCTCAAAACAAATTTTCAGGTCAGTTACCAGCACAATGCTGGAATGCAATGAAGCTGGCAGATTTAGATCAGTTGGCATATATGGGAACTTTTGCTAATTTTCTGACAGAATCATTCTCTCTAACTGTCAATCTGATGTACTCAATGTTGATAACGAACAAAGGCACGGAATTGGCATATGCCAGGATCTTGGAATCTTTTGTGGCCGTTGATCTTTCAAGCAATGTATTTGAAGGAGAGATTCCAAAAATCATTGGGAGCTTGAAGGGGCTTCGTCTGCTCAACCTTTCCAATAACAACCTTACCGGTGGCATTCCATCATCCTTGGGGAATCTTGCAAAGCTTGAATCGTTGGATCTTTCTCAAAACAAACTCTCAGGAGAAATTCCACAACAATTGGCACAGCTTCATTTCCTTGCAGTGTTTAATGTATCTCATAACAATCTTACAGGGGCTATACCAATAGGGAATCAATTTGATACATTTCAAAATGATTCATATGGAGGAAATTGGGGATTGTGTGGAAAACCCACGTTCATGAAATGTGATAGTTTAGGGGTTTTGCCTCCATCAGCTTCGGACTTGGATGAAGGTGAAGACTCAGGTTCATCATTTGAATTTGGCTGGAAATCAGTTTTGATGGGATATGGAAGTGGGCTAGTAATTGGTTTAGTGATTGGGCAGATAATACTCTCAAGAAAATATGaatggtttttgaagatttttagtGTGAAACAAAGGAGGAAGTGA
- the LOC110599617 gene encoding receptor like protein 22-like — protein sequence MLRIIDLSHNNFSGQLPTQYFLSWKSMKVKNEDQLAYMQAIKYLGIFNNNWLTYHQMFSVSVTNKGVELQYSKIWETFVAIDFSSNKFDGDIPKVIGKLNGLHLLNLSNNHLSGVIPSSLGNLSQLESLDLSQNHLSGEIPQQLTQLNFLAFFNVSHNHLMGYIPQGKQFDTFQNDSYIGNSGLCGIPLSIKCGNSEALPPSFSHEGDEDDKGIASEFGWKQVLIGYCSGLIFGLVIGHIVVTRKFEWFLKTFRLRRPRR from the coding sequence ATGTTGCGCATCATTGACCTCTCTCACAATAATTTTTCAGGTCAATTGCCAACTCAGTACTTTCTAAGTTGGAAATCAATGAAGGTAAAGAATGAAGATCAATTAGCATACATGCAGGCAATCAAGTACCTTGGAATTTTCAACAATAATTGGTTGACTTACCATCAAATGTTCTCGGTATCAGTAACGAACAAAGGCGTGGAGCTTCAATATTCCAAGATCTGGGAAACCTTTGTTGCCATTGATTTTTCGAGTAACAAATTTGATGGAGACATTCCAAAGGTAATTGGGAAGCTAAATGGGCTTCATTTACTCAACCTTTCTAACAACCATCTCAGTGGTGTCATTCCGTCATCCTTGGGGAATCTTTCACAGCTTGAATCATTGGATCTTTCTCAAAACCATCTATCGGGAGAGATTCCTCAACAGCTGACGCAACTTAATTTTCTTGCTTTTTTTAACGTATCTCATAATCATCTTATGGGGTATATACCCCAAGGGAAGCAATTTGATACGTTTCAAAATGATTCATACATTGGAAACTCAGGCTTGTGTGGGATTCCTCTGTCAATAAAATGTGGAAATTCGGAGGCTTTGCCACCGTCATTTtcacatgaaggagatgaagacgACAAGGGTATTGCATCAGAATTCGGTTGGAAACAAGTTTTGATTGGATATTGCAGTGGGTTGATCTTTGGGTTGGTGATTGGGCACATCGTCGTCACCCGCAAATTTGAATGGTTTTTGAAGACTTTCAGGTTGAGACGACCAAGAAGGTAA
- the LOC110610505 gene encoding receptor-like protein 7, protein MASVSSFFFFIFKSVPFVLCLVPVTSALCHGHESSALLQLKESFIIDEGASYGPAYPKIYTWKQQGDCCSWDGVTCDERSGHVIGLDLSSSCLYGSINSSSTLFHLVHLRALNLANNHFNHSPIPSSLAYLPKLSYLNLSGSSFSGQIPSNISELSKLSSLDLSLNDELTLKTPNFRSLVQNLTSLEELNLSWVEISSSVPEILANFSSLKSLSVRNCGLNGEFPSGIFRLANLQALLLSVNWDLSGHFPEFNSSSPLRSIQLSHTRFSGELPPSIGNLGYLDTLNIWECYFLGQIPASLGNLTRLDYLDLSDNNFESHNISSLAWIGKETKLTLLGLSEISLNGQPLPAYFANLTQLDSFLLSACQITGPIPSWLMNMTQLTTIELSRNSLRGPIQDSILQLENLEILNLSENNLSGIVDFRMFPELKRLQSLLLSNNQLTLLAKANRNATLQKFRVLGFASCHLSRFPSFLHGQDKLQMLDLSNNNIQGEVPEWIWNTSKDTLEYLDLSNNHLIGFQTHPTVFPWTRLTYLQLSSNMLRGSLPIPPPSTVIYSISNNKLTGEISPYICSLNSVYALDLSYNNLSGMLPPCLGNFSPTLQLLNLAGNNFSGKIPHTHTNECSLRMIMLDSNQLEGQAPRSLSNCANLEFLSFENNRIFSPLG, encoded by the coding sequence ATGGCTTCAGTTtcatcttttttcttcttcatcttcaaaAGCGTGCCTTTTGTGCTATGTTTAGTCCCAGTTACTTCTGCTTTGTGCCATGGTCATGAGAGCTCTGCCTTGTTGCAACTCAAGGAAAGCTTTATAATTGATGAGGGAGCTTCTTATGGTCCTGCTTATCCGAAAATTTATACTTGGAAGCAGCAAGGCGATTGCTGCTCATGGGATGGTGTCACCTGCGATGAGCGCAGTGGTCATGTGATTGGCCTTGATCTCAGTAGCAGCTGTCTCTATGGTTCCATCAACTCTAGCAGCACCCTCTTCCATCTTGTTCACCTCCGCGCCCTTAACCTCGCCAATAACCATTTTAATCACTCGCCAATTCCGTCAAGCTTAGCCTACCTTCCCAAGCTCAGCTATCTCAATCTCTCCGGCTCTTCCTTTTCTGGCCAAATCCCATCCAACATTTCAGAATTGTCTAAGTTGTCTTCTCTTGACTTGTCTCTAAATGACGAATTAACGCTCAAAACGCCGAATTTTAGAAGTCTAGTTCAGAACTTGACCAGCCTAGAAGAACTGAACCTAAGTTGGGTGGAGATATCATCCTCAGTTCCTGAGATCTTAGcaaatttttcttctttaaaatcTCTCAGTGTGAGAAATTGTGGACTAAATGGTGAATTTCCTTCTGGGATTTTTCGGCTGGCCAATCTACAAGCTCTTCTTTTGTCAGTGAACTGGGATCTCAGTGGTCATTTTCCAGAATTCAATTCCAGTAGTCCTCTTCGATCAATACAGCTCTCGCACACAAGATTTTCTGGAGAGCTGCCACCTTCCATTGGAAACCTCGGTTACTTGGATACATTAAATATTTGGGAATGCTACTTCCTCGGACAAATTCCGGCTTCACTCGGAAACCTCACCCGACTTGATTACTTGGACCTTTCAGACAACAATTTCGAGAGTCATAATATTTCTTCCCTGGCATGGATTGGTAAGGAAACCAAACTCACACTTTTGGGACTTTCCGAGATTAGCTTAAATGGTCAGCCACTCCCAGCATATTTTGCCAACCTAACCCAACTTGATTCCTTTCTTCTAAGCGCTTGTCAAATAACTGGTCCAATCCCATCTTGGCTTATGAACATGACCCAGCTAACTACAATAGAACTTTCACGAAACAGTTTGCGAGGACCAATTCAAGATTCAATCCTCCAACTAGAAAACCTTGAAATTCTTAACCTTAGTGAAAATAACTTGAGTGGCATAGTAGATTTCCGCATGTTTCCTGAGCTCAAAAGGTTGCAGTCGCTGCTGTTGTCAAACAACCAACTCACGTTGCTAGCCAAGGCCAACAGAAACGCTACTCTTCAAAAATTTCGGGTCTTGGGATTTGCGTCTTGCCACCTAAGTCGCTTTCCCAGTTTCCTGCATGGTCAAGATAAGCTGCAGATGCTAGACTTGTCCAACAACAATATTCAAGGTGAAGTACCCGAGTGGATATGGAACACAAGTAAAGATACTTTGGAGTATCTAGATCTTTCTAACAATCATCTCATAGGTTTCCAAACACATCCAACCGTTTTTCCATGGACTCGACTAACTTACCTTCAGTTGAGTTCTAACATGTTGCGGGGATCACTTCCAATACCTCCACCATCCACTGTAATTTATTCCATCTCAAATAACAAATTGACAGGGGAAATTTCGCCATACATTTGCAGTCTTAATTCTGTTTATGCCCTTGATTTGTCTTACAACAACTTGAGTGGTATGCTTCCTCCATGTTTGGGCAACTTCAGTCCTACTCTTCAACTGCTAAATCTAGCAGGAAACAACTTCAGCGGCAAGATTCCACACACGCACACAAACGAATGCAGCTTAAGGATGATAATGCTTGATTCCAATCAGTTAGAGGGACAAGCACCCAGATCATTGAGCAATTGCGCCAATCTGGAGTTTCTAAGTTTTGAAAACAATCGAATCTTTTCCCCTCTTGGTTAG